The Hippoglossus hippoglossus isolate fHipHip1 chromosome 16, fHipHip1.pri, whole genome shotgun sequence genomic sequence CACGTTAAACCTGTTTAATAAAAAGTTGCCGTCcttgttttccttcatttcttctCCTCACGAGTCAATTCCATTCAATTCCTCCACTTGAGTCTTATCTCTACAACACATTGTCCCTGTCCCTTCAGGGTCTAGTGAATCCACCTCCACTTCCTGGTGTACTGTTTGACGTCTGGTTTTGTTGGGGGGACAACTGGTGAATGACCATGTTCGGTACGATCACAAAGGCCAGAATCCCCACCAGCATGAGCGACGCAGTGATGACAATGATGGTCACCACCACGGCGTAGTAACACCGGTCCGAGCGGAACAACCTGCGCAGGCGACCTCTCACCCTGCTTGGAGGCCGACCTACATCCACCACAGTGGCTTGTACCATACTCTGCTCCATTGCATTGAGTTCGAGGTCACCGCCTGCTGTCGCCTGCCCGTCCTGACTCTTCTTAGGCAGCGTGATGGCTGTAGCCTTGGTGGGGCTGGTGGGAGGAGGGTTCTTCAGGACCAGTTTTCCCTTGTTGCGCTTGAAGCGGATGGACAGTACCCTCTGCATGTCCGCTGGGAGTTTGCTGATGATGTCCTCATTGTTGCCCAGGCGTGGCAGGTCCTTGCCATGTGGGATCTCGGTCAGCTCACGACA encodes the following:
- the rnf183 gene encoding E3 ubiquitin-protein ligase RNF183 — its product is MSDNRERQWREGSRSQSQGPQLAPNVKPKLGQKERSSKEDQLKREKTPKPRRSRSIDSERGERGRRRERDRHHREWRQRGRSEEARRRDRKDRESDRRKVKPPEDDVEETECAICFCSYDNIFRTPKLLVCGHTFCLECLARINVTSPELKTLSCPVCRELTEIPHGKDLPRLGNNEDIISKLPADMQRVLSIRFKRNKGKLVLKNPPPTSPTKATAITLPKKSQDGQATAGGDLELNAMEQSMVQATVVDVGRPPSRVRGRLRRLFRSDRCYYAVVVTIIVITASLMLVGILAFVIVPNMVIHQLSPQQNQTSNSTPGSGGGFTRP